The following nucleotide sequence is from Nesterenkonia xinjiangensis.
CGTCGCTCGACCGCGTTGCGCGCCGTGTGCAGGGTGAACTGGCGCACGGCATCGACCAGCGCCAGTGCCGCGGCCAGTGCCGCCAGCACTGCGGCGGTCATCATCCCGGCGTGGACCGCTGCGGTCCACATCAGCATCAGGATCGAGGCCAGTCCCACCAGCCAGCCTGAGCGGCGCTGCCGAGGCGTGGAGATCTGCGTAGTGGTCCACTGGTACACCGCATGCCCGACCAAGCACAGCGCGATGACCGGCCACAGCCAATAGTGTCCGGCGTCTGGCGTCAGCAGCGCACGGTTGCCGGAGTACCAGCCGTCGACCAGGCTCTCCAGGCCGTTGCCTCCGATGATCGCCGGCCCGGTGAAGAGGCCCAGCATCCACAGCGCCGAGGTGACGGCGGCCAGCGCGCCGATGGTGACGAAGATCTGGCGAGCCATGTCCTGTCCGCGCGGCACCGGGTCGGGATCCCTGGAGGGAAGGTTGTACGGCGGGATGTAGGTGTAGAGGTCCTCTTCCTCATCCGCGAACTCCTCGGAGTCCGGGTCCTCATGACCCGTGGCCGCCTCGATGGCGGAGGCCTTCTCCAAGATCACCGCGCGACGCCGCGCCGCGCTCGCGTCCTGCAGACGGGCCTGCTCGGCCTGCTGCTCACGGACCTCCCACGGCAGGGGGCGCCCGTCGCCTGAAGGTGGACGGGGAAGCGCGATCCGGCTCGTGCGCGGGTCACCGGTCTGGGCGTCGATGGGGGGAAGGGTCACCATGGTGGCGTCCTCTTCCGGGTCGATGTCCGCGGTCGGCAGCGACAGCGGGGCGTGGTCCTGCTGCTGGTAGGCGTCCAGCTGGGAGGCGGACTCTGCGTCAGGCAGATCGACGTCGTCGGCGAGGTCCTCCTCGAGGTGTGCTGGGAGATCTGCGGGGTAGGAGGTGGCGTCATCGTGGGCCGAGATGGACTCCTCCTCCCACGAGGAGCCGTCCTCCCACGCGTCACCCTGGCCCTGGGGAGCCTCTTCGGGCTCCTCGGTGTGGTCCCGGACGGGCCAGGTGTCCACGCGGGCCGAGACCTGCTCGCCGGGCTCCGGGCGGCGGAAGGCGCCGGCGAGCCTGCCTGTGGCCTCGGCGACGCGGGCGTCGAGGGTGTCGAAGAAGTCGCTGAGGGTGGTGTCCTTCGCCTCGGGTCGCGACTCGGGCGGAAGCACGGGAGTGGCGTGGCTCAGCCGGATGCTCTCGGTGGTGGGGTGCGTGCTCGACTGCTCCGACTCGGCGTCGTCGTCGTCCGGAGCCTCGCCGTCGGCGGGGTCGACTTCGGCGAGCGGTCCGGTGACCTCGCCGAGTTCAGCGTCCTCAGCCGATTCTGGGACCGCAGGAGTCTCAGCGCTCTCCGGGGCCTCGGCGCGTGGGGAGTCGTCGCTCTCGGCGGGGGATGGTGCGCTCACGGTCTCCTCGGAGTGCTGCTCCGGCCGCTCGACAGCAGGGGAGGCGGCCCACGTCGTGGACTCGGGGGACCGGTCGGTCACTGGGCTCTCTCCCCTCGTGCGGATGCGGGTCGTCTGGGCACTGGTGATCCCGGTGAGCGTGTCTGCGGATGGTGGACATCCCAGACCCTCTGCCAGAGCTCAGGACGTGCTCGTGCGTGATCGGCGCCGTCGCGCGGAGACCACGGCGATGATCAACCCCACCAGCGTACCCACTCCGACGGCTGCGACCGTGCTGGCCCACGGGGGAAGCCCCGTAGTTGTTCCCGTAATGTAACCTAACCCGACCAGCCACAACGACCAGGTCACGGCGCCTGCCAGCGCCAGAGGGACGAGGAAGGGCCAGGTCAGGCGCATGATGCCAGCGGTCGCCATCGACGCGCAGCGACCTCCTGGGACCGCCCGGATCAGGAGCAGCCCCACCCAGGTCGACGGGCCCCCGGCGCGCAGGGACATCCGCAGCAGCTTCCGGTGGATGAGCCTGCCCCACCTCCAGCGGTGCAGCAGGCGGATCAGCTGATACCGGAACAGCAGGTACACCCCGATGTCGCCCAGCAGGCAGCCGAGCGTGGTGACGGTCAGGACCATGCTCAGCGGCATCAGCCCGTCGGCGGCCATCGAACCGGAGGCGATGACCATGACCTCGGAGGGGAAGGGCGGCACGAAGGCGGTGAACGCCACCGCCGCCAGCTGAGCGGCGAAGTACCACCAGCCCCACTCCTCGAGCAGCGCAGGGTCACCGAGACCCTGGGCCGCGGTCATCAGCTCGTCCACGGGGGCGCCTCCGAAGGGGTCTCGGCCAAGGTGCGCCGGGAGGTGAACTCTCGCGCTTCACCGCTCAGCGGGTCGGTGAAGCTCAAGGTGCGGGCCAGCAGCTGCAGGGGCTCGTC
It contains:
- a CDS encoding DedA family protein, with the protein product MDELMTAAQGLGDPALLEEWGWWYFAAQLAAVAFTAFVPPFPSEVMVIASGSMAADGLMPLSMVLTVTTLGCLLGDIGVYLLFRYQLIRLLHRWRWGRLIHRKLLRMSLRAGGPSTWVGLLLIRAVPGGRCASMATAGIMRLTWPFLVPLALAGAVTWSLWLVGLGYITGTTTGLPPWASTVAAVGVGTLVGLIIAVVSARRRRSRTSTS